One window of Vespa velutina chromosome 2, iVesVel2.1, whole genome shotgun sequence genomic DNA carries:
- the LOC124946737 gene encoding uncharacterized protein LOC124946737 produces MSTDDSIQKTPRYEKLAKPKLKIDKISNINPYKIKPSALSYQITDTLNKLAQPKRRHDLNVYDYPSSSTRTINSSSQSTEKSMKRKLINSSEESRNIENFGKKKNLLDSYARITATRNRRCPKRLLDLSKSKRNSISNDNAYENFGKNYYNPVKTFAPKINSTFGGQQKR; encoded by the exons ATGAGTACTGATGATTCCATCCAAAAGACACCAAGATACGAGAAGTTAGCAAAACcgaaattaaaaatcgataagatTAGCAACATTAATCCTTATAaa ATAAAACCTTCGGCCTTGTCTTATCAGATAACGGACACGTTGAACAAACTTGCTCAACCTAAACGAAGACACGATTTAAATGTTTACGATTATCCTAGTTCTTCAACCCGAACGATTAATTCCTCATCTCAAAGCACAg aGAAATCGATGAAAAGGAAGCTGATAAACAGTAGCGAAGAATcgagaaatattgaaaattttggaaagaaaaaaaatcttttggaTTCTTACGCTCGTATAACTGCGACAAGAAACAGACGGTGTCCAAAACGTTTGCTGGATTTATCTAAATCCAAGAGGAATTCCATAAGTAACGACAATGCTTATGAAAATTTtggtaaaaattattacaaccCAGTAAAAACCTTCGCACCAAAAATCAATTCAACTTTTGGGGGTCAACAAAAAAGATAG
- the LOC124946738 gene encoding uncharacterized protein LOC124946738, with amino-acid sequence MSRISIKSKESNARLLRRKKKVMETMKILKPINFCCTMEDIDSMFKYDQRKPPYTSSLTAISLLQESPAIKLRTQYVNRLNALSRRSTMRGKDIQFARMKSENLGISSIIRSNQWYIEDEIALAKDILWEDRLRKSDEETRRNVRIGKEKMENKLKQIKNIAGPRWYQDFSIDQMKNLMILEDMIMADYKQMETVRTKKTLMDIGVLTTFFQMDPKNIRKMQRLCDFKAIDFLREIYRLLTGNYFEEEGYKNNYDCNEKIILSAIAFLTLPETIIELNKRLPSVIMPKIPPKPLPMKVLPRKKASSPYKEELFTRPDWVTYLNRLESWRKYCKSIAMPKVTLPDPSCPIFTYKEEFRNVEINHKIFLGSAKREDRVMELHKNMKIRESIKRRLSVDKSDIFKSPEENQVFDFTFSGLSENQTDPVQYKICGTLNPPRENKKSWLGEKDAHFIISGVSNEPPQCPVSFEMTGVANVTPINSDERFFTVLKLGDGPNKIYPSGRKNLSKNWQEWLHNADEEFIKVEKEANKILKNVEATMRLVFPGPICDSCCSCRQTRKTNIISKKTKAPYMVIDTLTEDDRKQKYIVGSMALHSPALTPDQSTVNLIDVIASEDKITTNVVINGVTTAKGEKKYYITGMAKDTIHIPSKKIESSPPLLIKNIPPCTCAIQQMFNQNVTPRLSTDNIPWTKKEGLCSGKKYRPETISAYSCKIYPGDKSCRLNPFLKEVAKLERKKNKKEKSEDDYHSNKKKRMYSIADFQPCGDEHGMHTCDGPWGTLNILTPDELKEQEKERKEILRGPPCGIKPGRAVCEGPFGERIPRPKRSRPTDDEEEIEEEEEEGEEEKGEIKKPVPMKKEKILRRDKLCHASPETIAAEKKTVEKKVTKFIPDPDYHGYDDPWNVSRTAPSVKETITEYEQTLKLSTPKPRSDPSEPIIEVLKKKKSKKSEILTSSKDSSLKTLSDKHKVLSTKIHSDKIKNETKSKKKPVVSIKKRLDVIETSKKHLRKKMSSLPSYDQKLEKGGKKQNKRNTNESMIRKISRDHPAIDLKKKNISNSQEFTKFSEKKSKKKKSLTKEVGIALTSEYLDKEMKRLKSMMVSPDIHLNDIQPIILPEEPPSYCQHEYGDTLQKDSTFDETISKVKISKKGPCGWRTKSEQELPVKKTLAYLTDPDPPIEMVPVRPGGKACICRENRNKKKILMYQIGGSVGNKKIELNKVGRTSVGRVSMKKKEKEKEHDETRVIEGVIYYTPPPSRRRSDEYVPEYDVYESPYEICAYRPKNSFMNMLERYITPPGIISKTRDNIKPCDCSDYLDIYGVAGEHAEIEESKRLLEEREKLMESKSPKERWALALKDNGLMDYYAGCKHKVPCWSTCARLNKYACPPKPRRLKVKKPVCECKYERKIVENKEEKIKWKERQNKLKNFKKKAYTNVKNISRPMKADTKMIISDVKRIPREDEYIDDVQYCISGIIENYTMDPKVTTVVEGLNMATPIHTPKPSKEDIPCVCLHSHWSPTNIPPGPLPRKDEALIEERKRRDKYLEEAARIIYGPNDEESKSEKCYRDCKIENHSQRRTTMTEKKVQKETDKNKKLSVTKTITESKVDKDQGDKNLYQDNVDLGDLIKKELKSMATEGFLFAKLPKCHRMPQIQNWIMYRKGFVFTDKEKEELMTLTFMVWAMADIIKQPDIMVPSLDMSKKEIRELTFDRVEEMKKKIAMKNAIFYSRLRKMRVLYSQYMWSTMEFRKHPSLSFKRAYFTYMASKEADGHVFKPWMINEVREKD; translated from the exons ATGTCTCGAATTTCTATAAAGTCCAAGGAATCAAATGCTCGATTATTGCGCcggaaaaa aaaagtaatggAAACCATGAAAATCTTAAAACCAATCAACTTTTGTTGTACAATGGAAGACATCGATTCTATGTTTAAATATGATCAACGTAAACCACCTTATACGTCTTCTTTGACTGCAATAAGTTTGTTACAAGAATCTCCAGCAATAAAATTACGGACACAATATGTTAATCGCTTGAACGCATTGTCAAGAAGGTCAACGATGAGAGGCAAGGATATACAGTTCGCTCGAATGAAATCTGAAAATCTTGGTATTTCTTCGATCATTAGATCAAATCAGTGGTACATAGAAGATGAGATTGCGTTAGCCAAAGATATCTTATGGGAAGATAGATTACGTAAAAGCGACGAGGAAACCCGACGAAATGTTCgtattggaaaagaaaaaa tggaaaataaattgaaacaaataaaaaatattgctgGTCCACGATGGTATCAAGATTTCTCTATAGATCAG ATGAAAAATCTAATGATATTGGAGGATATGATAATGGCTGATTATAAACAAATGGAAACTGTTCGTACTAAGAAAACGCTTATGGACATAGGAGTATTAACGACATTTTTTCAAATGGATCCaaaaaatatcagaaaaatGCAACGATTGTGTGACTTCAAGGCGATTGATTTTTTACGAGAAATTTACAGATTACTTACTggaaattatttcgaagagGAAGGCTACA aaaataattatgattgcaacgaaaaaatcattttatccGCCATTGCTTTCTTGACATTGCCAGAAACgattatcgaattaaataaaagattaccTTCTGTTATTATGCCAAAAATTCCTCCGAAAC CTCTTCCAATGAAGGTTCTaccaagaaaaaaagcaagttCACCGTATAAGGAAGAACTCTTTACACGTCCAGATTGGGTAACTTACTTGAATCGTTTGGAAAGTTGgcgaaaatattgtaaatcgATAGCAATGCCAAAAGTGACACTACCTGATCCAAGTTGTCCAATATTTACTTACAAAGAAGAGTTCCGAAACgtcgaaataaatcataaaatt TTCCTAGGTTCAGCGAAACGCGAAGATAGAGTAATGGAActtcataaaaatatgaaaattcgtGAATCTATTAAAAGACGTCTTAGTGTTGATAAATCTGATATCTTTAAATCGCCCGAGGAGAATCAAGTTTTCGATTTCACGTTTTCCGGATTGAGCGAAAACCAAACTGATCCAGTACAATATAAGATTTGTG GAACACTTAATCCACCtcgggaaaataaaaaatcctgGCTGGGAGAAAAGGATgcacattttattataagcgGTGTCTCGAATGAACCACCTCAGTGTCCTGTTTCTTTTGAGATGACAGGAGTGGCTAATGTTACGCCAATAAATAGCGATGAGAGATTCTTCACAGTATTGAAACTTGGCGATGGCCCTAATAAGATTTATCCGAGTGGTCGAAAAAATCTTTCCAAGAACTGGCAAGAATGGTTACACAATGCAGacgaagaatttataaaagtagAGAAGGAAGCAAACAAGATATTGAAAAACGTTGAGGCTACGATGAGACTCGTTTTTCCAGGACCAATATGTGATAGTTGTTGTTCTTGCAGGCAAACCAGAAAGACTAATATCATAAGTAAAAAAACGAAGGCACCTTATATGGTCATTGATACTTTAACCGAAGACGATCGAAAACAAAa ATACATAGTCGGATCAATGGCACTTCATTCACCAGCGCTTACACCTGATCAATCTACGGTAAATTTGATCGATGTCATTGCTTCCGAGGATAAAATTACTACGAACGTTGTTATAAATGGTGTTACTACTGCGAAAGgcgagaaaaaatattatataactgGTATGGCGAAAGATACTATTCATATTCCTTCAAAAAAGATCGAATCATCTCCACCATtgctaattaaaaatattccacCGTGTACATGTGCCATTCAACAAATGTTCAATCAAAATGTGACTCCAAGATTGAGTACCGACAACATCCCATGGACCAAAAAGGAAGGTTTATGttcaggaaaaaaatatagaccTGAAACAATTTCAGCTTATTCTTGTAAAATCTATCCAGGTGATAAATCCTGTAGATTGAATCCATTTCTCAAGGAAGTTGctaaattagaaagaaaaaagaataaaaaggaaaagtctGAAGATGATTATCAttccaataagaaaaaaagaatgtatagTATCGCTGATTTTCAACCTTGCGGTGATGAACATGGCATGCATACCTGTGACGGTCCATGGGGTACTCTTAACATTTTAACCCCCGACGAACTGAAGGAacaggaaaaagaacgaaaagagattTTAAGG ggtcCACCATGCGGAATAAAACCAGGACGTGCTGTTTGCGAAGGACCTTTTGGTGAGAGAATACCACGTCCAAAAAGGTCCAGGCCAACAGACGACGAGgaagaaatagaggaagaggaagaagaaggagaagaagaaaaaggagaaataaaaaagccTGTTCcaatgaaaaaggagaaaattctACGACGTGACAAACTCTGTCACGCTAGTCCAGAAACCATAGCAGCTGAGAAAAAGACTGTTGAAAAAAAGGTTACCAAATTTATACCTGATCCAGATTATCATGGTTACGATGATCCATGGAATGTTTCTCGTACTGCACCATCGGTCAAGGAAACTATTACGGAATATGAACAAACTTTAAAACTTTCAACTCCTAAACCAAGATCGGATCCATCTGAACCTATTATTGAAgttttgaagaagaaaaaaagtaaaaaatctgAAATTCTTACATCATCGAAAGATAGTTCGTTGAAAACCTTGTCTGACAAACATAAAGTTTTGTCTACAAAAATACATTCGGATAAGATTAAGAACGAAActaagagtaaaaagaaaccCGTAGTAAGtatcaaaaaaagattagACGTTATTGAAACCTCGAAGAAACATTTGCGAAAGAAAATGTCCTCTTTGCC TTCTTACGATCAAAAGCTAGAGAAAGGtgggaaaaaacaaaataagagaaatacgAACGAAAGtatgattagaaaaatttcaagagaTCATCCTGCAatagatttgaaaaagaaaaatatatctaattctcAGGAATTCACAAAATTTAGCgagaagaaatcaaaaaaaaagaaatcgttgaCGAAGGAGGTTGGCATTGCCCTTACATCGGAATATCtcgataaagaaatgaaaagattgaAGAGCATGATGGTATCACCTGACATCCATCTCAATGACATTCAGCCAATTATTCTTCCTGAAGAACCACCATCGTATTGTCAACATGAATATGGTGACACTTTGCAAAAGGATTCAACTTTTGATGAAACCATTAGCAAAGTGAAGATCTCGAAAAAAGGTCCGTGCGGTTGGAGGACGAAATCGGAACAAGAATTGCCTGTTAAAAAGACTTTGGCCTATTTGACTGATCCTGATCCACCAATCGAGATGGTTCCTGTGAGACCAGGTGGGAAGGCTTGTATTTGTCGTGAAaataggaataagaaaaagattctgATGTATCAGATTGGTGGATCAGttgggaataaaaaaattgaattgaataaaGTCGGTAGAACTAGCGTTGGAAGGGTtagtatgaaaaagaaagaaaaagagaaggaacatGATGAAACTAGAGTAATAGAGggtgttatttattatacaccACCGCCAAGTCGAAGAAGAAGCGACGAGTATGTTCCCGAATACGATGTTTATGAATCACCTTATGAAATATGTGCTTATCGACCCAAGAACAGTTTTATGAATATGTTAGAAAGATACATAACACCTCCTGGCATTATATCGAAGACACGAGATAACATTAAACCATGCGATTGTAGtgattatttagatatttatggTGTAGCCGGTGAACATGCTGAAATAGAAGAGTCCAAAAGATTACttgaggaaagagaaaaattaatggaaTCGAAATCACCAAAGGAACGTTGGGCTCTAGCTCTGAAGGACAATGGTTTAATGGATTATTATGCCGGTTGTAAACACAAAGTACCTTGTTGGTCGACGTGTGccagattaaataaatatgccTGTCCTCCGAAGCCGCGAagattaaaagttaaaaagccTGTATGCGAGTGTaagtacgaaagaaagatagtagagaataaagaagaaaagatcaaGTGGAAGGAACGTcaaaataaactaaaaaacTTCAAGAAGAAAGCTTATAcaaatgtgaaaaatatttcgagacCTATGAAAGCTGAcacaaaaatgattatatctgATGTTAAAAGAATTCCTCGTGAAGATGAGTACATAGACGATGTACAATATTGTATATCgggtataatagaaaattatactaTGGATCCAAAAGTAACAACAGTTGTGGAAGGTTTAAACATGGCCACACCTATACATACACCAAAACCAAGCAAGGAAGATATACCATGTGTTTGTTTGCATAGTCATTGGTCACCAACGAATATACCACCTGGACCATTACCTAGAAAAGATGAAGCAttgatagaagaaagaaaacgtagaGATAAGTATTTGGAAGAAGCAGCACGAATAATTTATGGTCCTAACGATGAAGAAAGTAAATCTGAAAAATGTTATCGCGATT GTAAGATTGAAAATCATAGTCAAAGGAGAACGACGATGACAGAGAAAAAGGTGCAGAAAGAGacggataaaaataaaaagttatctGTAACAAAAACTATAACAGAATCAAAAGTTGACAAAGATCAAGGAGATAAGAATCTTTATCAAGACAACGTTGATTTGGGAGACTTAATAAaa aaaGAATTGAAATCAATGGCAACAGAGGGATTTCTTTTTGCCAAATTACCAAAATGTCATCGGATGCCACAAATTCAGAACTGGATTATGTATAGAAAAGGATTCGTTTTTACcgacaaagaaaaag aggAATTAATGACCCTGACGTTTATGGTTTGGGCGATGGctgatataattaaacaacCGGATATTATGGTTCCGTCCTTGGATATGTccaagaaagaaattcgagAATTAACATTCGATCGAGttgaagaaatgaagaaaaaa ATCGCTATGAAAAATGCCATATTCTACAGTCGTTTACGAAAAATGCGTGTATTATATAGCCAGTATATGTGGAGTACCATGGAATTTCGAAAACATCCATCTTTGTCATTTAAAAGAGCCTACTTCACTTATATGGCTTCAAAGGAAGCTGATGGACACGTTTTTAAACCTTGGATGATAAATGAAGTTCGTGAAAAAGATTAG
- the LOC124946373 gene encoding ABC transporter G family member 20-like — MDVPNATPIIPTASLELKTRRAQFQTQTSTLDARRRQAVCVRRACKKYGPKKNSNIVLDGLNMTVPKGAIYGLLGASGCGKTTLLSCIVGRRRLNSGEIWVLGGRPGSKESGVPGPRLGYMPQEIALYNEFSIKETFLYFGWIAGISTEQIDEKLEFLLKFLELPSENRFIKNLSGGQQRRVSFAAALLTDPELLILDEPTVGVDPVLRQNIWNHLVHLTKDGKKTIIITTHYIEETRQASIIGLMRGGKFLAEESPTKLMEMHRLDTLEEVFLKLSKRQNMGLRRRSSILSSVTGVPPETDVDDEMSGEFGDNVSISSRRRSIVVMDDGNLPELPPEEKSSFKFTMLNPQHMKALIWKNFLWMWRNVGMMAFIIGLPVIQIVLFCISIGKDPTGLKIAIINKELKNSTDMCIPTFGCDTSQLSCRFLDHLKNRSLIFLPYETEEEAEYAVQKGWVWGVISFPENYTEALITRIKYGKDVEDWDLVYSSMNIIMDMSNQQIGQLLQRSILYSYFDFARDVTVACNYSEKLTSIPLDFKTPIYGPLNPNFTDFAAPGIILTIIFFLSVAITSGAMLLERNEGLLERSLVSGITGPEILFGQVITQFVVMTGQTLMVLIFSFAVFKVTCEGNIGWVSLLTILTGLCGMCFGFVIACFCENERSATYVAMGSFLPMVMLCGIIWPVEGMHPVLSYISFILPLTKSTESMRTMLARGWNISQSSVYNGFIATFIWITIFLTLAILLIKFKKG; from the exons ATGGATGTGCCAAATGCAACACCTATAATACCAACAGCCTCGTTGGAGTTGAAAACAAGGAGAGCTCAGTTCCAAACGCAAACTTCGACCTTGGATGCGAGAAGAAGGCAAGCGGTTTGTGTTAGAAGGGCATGTAAAAAGTATGGaccgaaaaaaaattcaaacattGTTCTTGACGGACTCAACATGACAGTGCCTAAAGGCGCAAT tTATGGTCTCCTTGGTGCCAGTGGTTGTGGAAAAACCACATTATTATCCTGCATTGTGGGTCGAAGACGTCTTAATTCCGGAGAAATTTGGGTATTAGGTGGTAGGCCAGGATCAAAGGAATCAGGTGTACCTGGTCCACGATTAGGATACATGCCACAAGAAATTGCACTTTACAatgaattttcgataaaagaaacatttttatattttggcTGGATCGCAGGTATATCGACCGAACAGATTGACGAGAAATTGGAATTCCTTTTAAAG ttCTTAGAATTACCATCGGAGAATCGTTTTATAAAGAATCTTTCTGGTGGACAACAAAGAAGAGTTTCATTTGCTGCAGCATTATTGACCGATCCAGAACTTTTAATACTTGATGAGCCAACCGTAGGAGTTGATCCTGTTTTACGTCAAAATATTTGGAATCATTTGGTTCATTTAACGAAAGATGGTAAAAagacaataattataacgacaCATTATATCGAGGAGACCAGGCAAGCTAGTATAATTGGACTGATGAGAGGAGGTAAATTTCTTGCTGAAGAATCACCGACTAAGTTAATGGAAATGCATAGATTGGATACTCTGGAGGAAGTCTTTTTGAAACTCAGCAAACGTCAGAACATGGGTCTCAGAAGGAGAAGTAGTATTCTCAGTAGTGTTACAGGTGTCCCACCGGAAACT GACGTTGATGACGAGATGAGTGGCGAGTTTGGTGACAACGTTAGTATTTCTAGTCGAAGAAGGAGCATAGTAGTTATGGATGACGGAAAT ttaccGGAATTACCACCGGAGGAAAAAAGTTCATTTAAATTCACCATGTTAAATCCACAACATATGAAGGCGTTAATTTGGAAGAACTTTTTATGGATGTGGAGAAATGTTGG cATGATGGCGTTCATCATTGGTTTACCGGTAATACAAATCGTCTTATTTTGTATCTCTATCGGAAAGGATCCCACTGGTTTGAAAATAGCAATCATAAACAAAGAACTTAAGAATAGTACGGACATGTGTATACCAACGTTTGGCTGTGATACCTCACAACTGAGTTGTCGATTCTTGGATCATTTAAAGAATAGATCTTTGATCTTTTTACCTTATGAAACTGAAGAAGAAGCTGAGTATGCCGTACAAAAGGGCTGGGTTTGGGGTGTTATATCATTCCCAGAAAATTACACGGAAGCTCTAATTACAAGGATAAAATATGGCAAAGATGTAGAAGATTGGGATCTTGTATACTCGTCGATGAACATCATTATGGATATGTCGa atcaACAGATCGGCCAACTCTTGCAAAGGAGTATCCTGTATTCCTATTTCGATTTTGCTCGTGACGTTACTGTTGCATGTAATTACAGTGAAAAATTGACTAGCATACCTTTAGAT TTTAAAACACCGATCTATGGACCTCTGAATCCAAATTTCACTGATTTTGCAGCACCAGGAATAATTTTGAC tattatctttttcctatCGGTTGCTATCACATCCGGAGCAATGTTACTAGAAAGGAACGAAGGTTTATTGGAGAGAAGTTTAGTGTCTg GTATAACTGGTCCTGAGATATTATTTGGTCAAGTGATAACACAATTCGTGGTAATGACTGGACAAACTCTAATGGTATTGATTTTTAGCTTCGCTGTGTTCAAAGTTACTTGCGAGGGTAATATCGGCTGGGTTTCATTGTTAACTATACTCACAGGATTATGTGGAATGTGttttg GATTTGTTATAGCCTGTTTctgtgaaaatgaaagaagtgCAACTTACGTTGCAATGGGATCCTTCTTACCGATGGTTATGTTATGTGGAATAATTTGGCCAGTTGAAGGAATGCATCCTGTTCTTAGTTATATCAGTTTTATTCTTCCATTAACGAAGAGTACCGAATCAATGAGAACTATGTTAGCTAGAGGCTGGAATATATCACAGTCTTCAGTTTACAATGGTTTTATTGCCACTTTTATCTGGATTACTATCTTCCTTACACTCGctatattgttaattaaatttaagaagGGATAG